A window from Luteibacter flocculans encodes these proteins:
- the fur gene encoding ferric iron uptake transcriptional regulator, translating to MDQETKELRKAGLKVTHPRMRILQIFEEADERHLTAEDIYKRLLSHQEDIGLATVYRVLTQFEAAGIVMKHNFEGGQAVYELDRGKHHDHMIDVDSGKVIEFISEEIERLQHEIAERHGYVIEDHSLVLYVRPKKKR from the coding sequence ATGGACCAGGAAACCAAAGAGCTCCGCAAGGCGGGCCTGAAAGTCACCCATCCGCGCATGCGGATCCTGCAGATTTTCGAGGAGGCGGACGAGCGCCACCTGACCGCCGAAGACATCTACAAGCGCCTGCTGTCGCACCAGGAGGACATCGGGCTTGCCACGGTGTATCGGGTACTGACCCAGTTCGAAGCCGCCGGCATCGTCATGAAGCACAACTTCGAGGGTGGGCAGGCCGTCTACGAGCTGGACCGCGGCAAGCATCATGACCACATGATCGACGTGGACAGCGGAAAGGTCATCGAGTTCATCAGTGAGGAGATCGAGCGCCTCCAGCATGAGATCGCCGAGCGTCACGGTTACGTCATCGAAGACCACAGCCTGGTGCTTTACGTCCGGCCCAAGAAGAAGCGCTGA
- a CDS encoding outer membrane protein assembly factor BamE: MHKLIRTLGLAMMATAIAGCGLVYTPDVQQGNLLDKKNVDQLQPGMTKRQVLVLLGTPSVASPFDQDRWDYVSTFSHRGRPMTTRTLTLTFNNDTLVRTEGDFFAQDAKQLLKDSEKYKANPTGGAEGDKNTSGKKSDDDGGFSVGGSSDDSPASKR, from the coding sequence ATGCATAAGCTCATCCGCACGCTGGGTTTGGCCATGATGGCAACCGCCATCGCGGGCTGTGGCCTCGTCTATACCCCCGACGTGCAGCAGGGCAACCTGCTCGACAAGAAGAACGTCGATCAGTTGCAGCCGGGCATGACCAAGCGTCAGGTCCTTGTGCTGCTCGGCACGCCGTCGGTCGCCTCGCCGTTCGATCAGGATCGCTGGGACTACGTCTCGACCTTCTCGCATCGCGGCCGCCCCATGACGACCCGCACCCTGACCCTCACCTTCAACAACGACACGCTGGTGCGCACCGAAGGCGATTTCTTCGCCCAGGATGCCAAGCAGCTGCTGAAGGACTCCGAGAAGTACAAGGCCAACCCGACGGGCGGCGCCGAGGGCGACAAGAACACCAGCGGCAAGAAGAGCGACGACGACGGCGGCTTCAGCGTCGGCGGTTCGTCGGACGACAGCCCCGCCAGCAAGCGGTAA
- a CDS encoding RnfH family protein, with protein MAEIGVEVAYAGPEGQVVLKLGVPEGTTAWQAVQQAAPALPAGVMPDPTRIGIFAKKVAPERVLEEGDRVELYRPLTLDPMEARRRRASRGA; from the coding sequence ATGGCTGAGATCGGCGTCGAGGTCGCGTATGCCGGGCCGGAAGGGCAGGTGGTCCTGAAACTCGGTGTGCCCGAGGGCACGACGGCCTGGCAGGCCGTGCAGCAGGCCGCGCCCGCTTTGCCTGCCGGTGTCATGCCTGATCCCACACGGATCGGCATCTTCGCGAAGAAGGTGGCCCCGGAGCGGGTGCTGGAGGAGGGCGATCGCGTCGAGCTTTACCGCCCGCTGACGCTCGATCCGATGGAAGCCCGACGGCGCCGCGCGTCACGCGGCGCCTGA
- a CDS encoding type II toxin-antitoxin system RatA family toxin, whose amino-acid sequence MIEIRRSAIVPFTPAQMFDLVNDVEAYPKRFGWCDAATVVERDENVLVARLDLKFAGLKQHFTTRNTMQRPERLTMKFVEGPFRSLDGVFSFQALGDVGCKISLDLDFDYAGLGGSVLKMGFQQLANRMVDDFCDEARRQYG is encoded by the coding sequence GTGATTGAAATCCGCCGCAGTGCGATCGTGCCGTTCACGCCCGCGCAGATGTTCGACCTTGTCAACGATGTGGAAGCATACCCAAAGCGCTTCGGCTGGTGTGACGCCGCCACGGTGGTGGAGCGCGACGAGAACGTGCTGGTGGCCCGGCTGGATCTCAAGTTCGCCGGGTTGAAGCAGCATTTCACCACCCGCAACACCATGCAGCGGCCGGAACGCCTGACCATGAAGTTCGTGGAAGGGCCGTTCCGTTCGCTCGATGGCGTTTTTTCGTTCCAGGCCCTGGGCGACGTCGGCTGCAAGATCTCGCTGGATCTGGACTTCGACTACGCCGGCCTGGGCGGCTCGGTGCTGAAAATGGGCTTCCAGCAACTCGCCAACCGCATGGTCGACGATTTCTGCGACGAAGCGAGGCGCCAGTATGGCTGA
- the smpB gene encoding SsrA-binding protein SmpB, whose amino-acid sequence MAKAKAKDTEKEGGGTIALNKRARHEYHIDQRFEAGMALQGWELKSLRAGRINFGEGCYAIIQQGEVFLVGAQIPPLISASTHVVANDRRTRKLLLHREEIDRLIGAVERKGYTLVPTAIYWKRNKVKCEIGLAKGKQEHDKRHAEKEREWAVDKQRAMRAHNRAG is encoded by the coding sequence ATGGCAAAAGCGAAGGCAAAGGACACGGAAAAGGAAGGCGGCGGCACCATCGCGCTGAACAAGCGCGCGCGCCACGAATATCACATCGACCAGCGCTTCGAGGCCGGCATGGCCCTGCAGGGCTGGGAGCTGAAGTCCCTGCGCGCCGGCCGCATCAACTTCGGCGAAGGCTGCTACGCGATCATCCAGCAAGGCGAGGTCTTCCTCGTCGGCGCACAGATTCCGCCCCTGATCAGCGCCTCCACGCACGTGGTGGCCAACGATCGGCGCACGCGCAAGCTGCTGCTCCACCGCGAGGAAATCGACCGTCTGATCGGCGCCGTGGAACGCAAGGGTTACACCCTCGTCCCCACCGCCATCTACTGGAAGCGGAACAAGGTGAAGTGCGAAATCGGCCTGGCCAAGGGTAAGCAGGAGCACGACAAGCGCCACGCCGAGAAGGAACGCGAGTGGGCGGTCGACAAGCAACGCGCGATGCGCGCCCACAACCGCGCCGGCTGA
- a CDS encoding ABC transporter transmembrane domain-containing protein yields MKLLELVVRTGLPRGSRKMVELIQVYHRQLANAADRIGKRRLATVGWTEDADALAKFFESYKNIIHLTDPHSGPETLTTQFVCGLIDGLMAAITLALLFFYSVKLALIIACGVVVYGILRCLYFATLKEANLSQIVVNAKQQTAFMESVRGNQTIRLFNQGAGRTYQQVFLDNYHSGGGTR; encoded by the coding sequence GTGAAGCTGCTGGAACTCGTCGTTCGGACGGGGCTGCCACGCGGTTCCAGGAAGATGGTGGAGCTGATCCAGGTGTATCACCGGCAACTGGCGAACGCGGCCGATCGCATCGGCAAGCGTCGACTTGCCACTGTTGGATGGACCGAGGATGCAGACGCGCTCGCCAAGTTCTTCGAGTCGTATAAAAACATCATCCATTTGACTGATCCACACTCAGGGCCGGAAACATTGACCACGCAATTCGTGTGCGGCCTGATTGATGGTCTGATGGCAGCCATTACCCTTGCCTTGCTCTTTTTCTATAGCGTAAAGCTGGCCTTGATTATCGCCTGCGGGGTGGTCGTTTACGGCATTCTTCGTTGCCTTTATTTCGCCACGCTCAAAGAAGCCAATCTCAGTCAAATCGTCGTCAATGCGAAGCAACAAACAGCATTCATGGAGTCGGTGAGGGGTAATCAGACCATCCGGTTGTTTAACCAAGGCGCCGGTCGGACATACCAACAAGTCTTCCTCGACAACTACCATTCCGGTGGCGGAACGCGTTAA
- a CDS encoding methyl-accepting chemotaxis protein, whose translation MQFIKLASRNKLIFGGFAAIAMVVIVLVGLVYAALQTMERSTRMDLHSNEVLRVEGTLLGALVNIETGERGYLITGKEASLAPMIAGQAAYADALSKLRQLTIDNAEQQKRLADIDAVYRSWTTDAIDPVVALQKKQPENSGSSAEALAYEREGKGKARMDEMRELLGKFVGAETALLDERSAQAATTRARTDGILLGGGLLALLAILGVATALVRSILAPLEHASAVTARIAAGHLGESVSVTRNDDLGRMLNALHAMDENLARIVGAVRENAVQVEHAARDISAGNDDLSNRTQEQASSLEETAASMEEMSSAVKQNASGAALAQQISQGLRTDAKNGGAVADEAVEAMKQISEASRNIGEIAVLIDEIAFQTNLLALNAAVEAARAGEQGRGFAVVAAEVRNLAQRSAAAAKDIKSLIGTTVQRVSTGSDLVNRTGQALVTIGNSATKVADIVSEISAASQEQSAGVEQVNVAVASLDDVTQQNAALVEEASAASRQALELAQELTRQVAFFKLADSAAAAARASSKPSPQPVKAAPVSVPREPLMAMAPSAQPALASGQWREF comes from the coding sequence ATGCAATTCATCAAACTGGCTTCACGCAACAAGCTGATCTTCGGCGGTTTCGCCGCCATCGCCATGGTAGTAATCGTGCTCGTCGGACTCGTCTACGCTGCACTGCAGACCATGGAGCGGAGCACCCGCATGGACCTGCACTCGAACGAGGTGCTGCGGGTAGAGGGAACGCTCCTGGGCGCCCTGGTCAACATCGAAACCGGTGAGCGCGGCTACCTGATCACGGGCAAGGAGGCCTCGCTGGCGCCGATGATTGCGGGACAGGCCGCCTATGCGGATGCCCTTTCCAAGCTGCGCCAACTCACGATCGACAATGCTGAGCAGCAGAAACGCCTCGCGGATATCGATGCGGTCTATCGCAGTTGGACGACCGATGCGATCGATCCGGTCGTCGCCCTGCAGAAGAAGCAGCCGGAGAACAGCGGATCGAGCGCGGAAGCACTGGCGTACGAGCGCGAGGGCAAGGGCAAGGCCCGGATGGACGAGATGCGTGAACTGCTGGGAAAGTTCGTCGGTGCCGAGACGGCGCTACTTGACGAGCGTTCGGCTCAGGCCGCCACGACGCGTGCGCGTACCGACGGTATCCTCCTGGGCGGCGGTCTGCTCGCCCTGCTTGCGATCCTCGGCGTGGCGACCGCGCTCGTGCGCAGTATCCTCGCACCGCTGGAACATGCCTCGGCCGTGACGGCACGCATCGCAGCGGGTCACCTGGGCGAGTCGGTGTCGGTCACGCGCAACGACGACCTGGGACGCATGCTCAATGCGCTCCACGCCATGGACGAGAATCTCGCTCGCATCGTCGGCGCGGTGCGCGAGAACGCGGTGCAGGTTGAGCACGCAGCACGCGATATCTCGGCGGGTAACGACGATCTTTCCAACCGCACCCAGGAGCAGGCGTCCTCGCTGGAGGAAACCGCGGCATCGATGGAAGAGATGTCGTCCGCGGTCAAACAGAATGCATCGGGTGCGGCGCTTGCCCAGCAGATCTCCCAGGGCCTGCGCACCGACGCCAAGAACGGTGGCGCGGTAGCCGACGAGGCCGTGGAAGCGATGAAGCAGATCTCCGAGGCCAGCCGGAACATTGGCGAGATCGCTGTGTTGATCGACGAAATCGCCTTCCAGACCAACCTGCTGGCCTTGAACGCGGCCGTGGAAGCGGCGCGTGCGGGTGAGCAGGGTCGCGGCTTTGCGGTCGTGGCCGCCGAGGTCCGCAACCTCGCGCAGCGCAGCGCGGCCGCCGCCAAGGACATCAAGAGCCTGATCGGTACCACGGTGCAGCGGGTGAGCACCGGCTCGGATCTGGTCAATCGCACCGGGCAGGCGCTGGTTACCATCGGCAACAGCGCGACCAAGGTCGCCGACATCGTCAGCGAAATCTCGGCCGCGTCGCAGGAACAGTCGGCAGGTGTCGAGCAGGTCAACGTCGCCGTAGCCTCCCTCGACGACGTGACCCAGCAGAACGCTGCGTTGGTAGAAGAAGCCAGCGCCGCCAGCCGCCAGGCACTGGAGCTTGCCCAGGAACTGACGCGTCAGGTGGCCTTCTTCAAACTCGCGGACTCGGCGGCTGCCGCAGCCCGTGCGTCGTCGAAGCCGTCGCCGCAGCCCGTGAAGGCAGCTCCGGTGTCTGTGCCCCGCGAGCCGCTGATGGCGATGGCGCCCTCGGCCCAGCCCGCTCTCGCCTCGGGGCAGTGGCGCGAGTTCTGA
- a CDS encoding beta-glucosidase family protein: MKKLTLATCLTAALTSTVAAPVSAQQTRGAAPALHPAQRSLQGIPAVRGHAPDFLQDWLADQIADRIVRKMTLQEKLDYIGGTGAWDIKPLTRLGLPQIYATDASLGVRLSSPAGVSYPAGQALASSWDTHLAKQFGSSLGRDARQLGFQNVLGPGVNMYRTPYAGRAFEYMSGEDPYLGAALVPQVIDGIQDQGVWATLKHLVANDEENNRLAVNISVDERTLRELYLVPFESAVKAGKPANIMCAFNGVNGPLACENAHLNNEIVKQQWGFKGFIESDYNALQDGTKGALGGTDLDMPNGKFMNATTLQPLIDNGTIPQSVIDDKVRRIVRQIALFGFTDNTVSMDNTQTPEQRAQSQAMARDIAREGTVLLKNDHNNLPLASDHPLKVAVIGYRSVTAPPSGFGSANINPNEYVNDIDGIRAAAPQGSQVDYIDRMSLDPGLTPSVGGFTGAYSSNGQTVTRDDRLINLDWNNGGSPFGSAMPDAAVWSGKITPTTTGDHVFKVRADGAVRVQIDGQEIVNNGAGTVITPSIPPTIPSYGTIRLQAGQTYDVSIQYERKPNYFGTLGGFQGVQFSWASLVPTTDLGQYDAVVVVGGLGSEYEGEGFDRPFILPEAQDELIANVAAANPRTTVVMHAGGGVSMRAWVDKVASVLYPWYAGEEGGAAIGEILFGKVNPSGKLPITIERDEKDNPTYANYPFPQNSTANKEIVYSEGLLNGYRGFEAKGITPEFAFGHGLSYSTFTYGPVHVTFGNVPYLDDRQIVARAQFTITNTSQREGTEVAQVYVGEDAPPVSRPKKELKGFARVTLNPGETRQVTVPLNARAFAWFDTSVNTWRIDRGSYTVSVGGASDAIAGTASITLPRDQLLSVKDSLPVVEPTRRSKQ; the protein is encoded by the coding sequence ATGAAAAAACTGACCTTGGCCACGTGCCTCACGGCCGCCTTGACCTCGACAGTGGCCGCCCCGGTGTCAGCCCAACAGACCCGCGGTGCTGCGCCAGCGTTACATCCGGCTCAGCGCTCGCTACAGGGCATTCCCGCCGTGCGCGGTCACGCTCCGGACTTTCTCCAGGACTGGCTGGCCGACCAGATCGCCGACCGCATCGTCAGAAAGATGACCTTGCAGGAAAAGCTGGACTACATCGGCGGCACCGGCGCCTGGGACATCAAACCGCTCACGAGACTGGGGCTGCCGCAGATCTACGCGACCGATGCGTCGCTGGGCGTGCGGCTTTCGTCGCCAGCAGGTGTGAGTTACCCGGCGGGGCAAGCACTCGCGTCGTCGTGGGATACCCATCTCGCAAAGCAGTTCGGCTCATCGCTTGGGCGTGACGCGCGCCAGCTCGGCTTCCAGAACGTCCTCGGCCCGGGCGTGAACATGTACCGGACGCCGTACGCAGGACGTGCGTTCGAATACATGTCCGGTGAGGATCCCTATCTGGGCGCCGCGTTGGTTCCGCAGGTCATAGACGGTATCCAGGACCAGGGCGTCTGGGCCACGCTGAAGCACCTGGTCGCCAATGACGAGGAAAACAATCGCCTTGCGGTGAACATCTCGGTCGATGAGCGGACGTTGCGCGAGCTATACCTCGTTCCCTTCGAGTCGGCGGTCAAGGCTGGCAAGCCCGCAAACATCATGTGCGCTTTCAATGGTGTCAACGGTCCGCTCGCCTGCGAGAACGCGCATCTCAACAACGAGATCGTCAAACAGCAGTGGGGCTTCAAGGGCTTCATCGAGTCCGATTACAACGCGTTGCAGGATGGCACCAAGGGCGCGCTGGGTGGTACCGATCTGGACATGCCCAACGGGAAGTTCATGAATGCGACGACGCTCCAGCCGCTTATCGACAACGGCACGATTCCCCAGTCGGTGATCGACGACAAGGTGCGCCGCATCGTGCGGCAGATTGCGTTGTTTGGCTTCACGGATAACACGGTTTCCATGGACAACACGCAGACGCCCGAGCAGCGCGCGCAGAGTCAGGCGATGGCACGAGACATCGCGCGTGAAGGCACCGTATTGCTGAAGAACGACCACAACAATCTGCCCCTGGCCAGCGATCATCCGCTGAAGGTGGCGGTCATCGGTTACCGCTCGGTCACAGCACCGCCGTCCGGGTTTGGCAGCGCCAACATCAACCCGAATGAATACGTCAATGACATCGACGGCATTCGCGCGGCTGCACCCCAGGGCAGTCAGGTCGATTACATCGACCGGATGTCCCTCGATCCTGGATTGACTCCGAGCGTGGGTGGCTTCACCGGTGCGTATTCCTCGAACGGCCAGACTGTCACCCGCGACGACCGTCTGATCAATCTCGACTGGAACAACGGCGGCTCACCGTTCGGTAGCGCCATGCCGGATGCGGCCGTTTGGTCTGGAAAGATCACTCCGACCACGACGGGCGATCATGTCTTCAAGGTGAGGGCCGACGGTGCAGTGCGCGTCCAGATCGACGGGCAGGAGATCGTCAACAACGGCGCAGGCACCGTCATCACGCCGTCGATTCCACCGACCATCCCCTCGTACGGCACGATTCGCCTTCAGGCGGGCCAAACCTACGACGTGAGCATCCAGTACGAGCGCAAGCCAAACTACTTCGGCACGCTGGGCGGATTTCAGGGTGTGCAGTTCAGTTGGGCGTCGCTCGTCCCGACGACGGATCTGGGCCAGTACGATGCCGTTGTCGTCGTGGGTGGTCTGGGTTCCGAATACGAAGGCGAGGGTTTCGATCGACCGTTCATCCTCCCCGAGGCCCAGGACGAGTTGATCGCCAACGTTGCCGCGGCGAACCCTCGCACCACGGTCGTGATGCATGCGGGAGGCGGTGTCAGCATGCGGGCTTGGGTCGATAAGGTGGCCAGCGTGCTTTATCCCTGGTACGCGGGCGAGGAGGGCGGTGCGGCGATCGGTGAAATCCTGTTCGGCAAGGTGAATCCTTCGGGCAAGCTGCCGATCACGATCGAGCGCGACGAGAAGGACAATCCGACGTACGCCAACTACCCGTTCCCGCAGAACAGCACGGCGAACAAGGAAATCGTTTATTCCGAGGGCCTGCTCAATGGGTATCGCGGCTTCGAGGCAAAGGGCATTACTCCTGAATTCGCGTTCGGTCACGGGTTGTCGTACTCCACGTTTACCTACGGCCCGGTGCATGTGACTTTCGGGAACGTGCCCTATCTGGACGACCGCCAGATCGTGGCCCGGGCTCAGTTCACGATCACCAACACGAGCCAGCGCGAAGGTACCGAGGTGGCGCAGGTTTATGTGGGCGAGGACGCGCCGCCTGTTTCCCGCCCGAAGAAGGAACTGAAGGGCTTCGCGCGCGTTACCTTGAATCCGGGCGAAACCCGTCAGGTCACGGTGCCGTTGAACGCACGTGCTTTCGCCTGGTTCGATACGTCGGTCAATACGTGGCGTATCGACCGCGGCAGCTATACGGTCTCCGTGGGCGGTGCGTCGGATGCCATTGCCGGGACGGCCAGCATCACCCTGCCGCGGGATCAGTTGTTGTCGGTGAAAGACAGCCTGCCGGTGGTGGAGCCAACCCGCCGTAGCAAGCAATAA
- a CDS encoding class I SAM-dependent methyltransferase codes for MPRDRSEGWNDIADQYLAARSSIGADLVRAWARENLPPSASVLDVGCGSGVPIAQVLIEDGFNVFGIDASPNLVAAFHARFPDTPVACEAAQESVFFRRSFGGAVSIGLIFLLGEDDQREVLRRIGDALEPGGRLLFSAPREICQWDDLLTCRPSRSLGEDAYVAHLQMLGLRVVGCLNDEGGNNYFDVVKNAVRVGPP; via the coding sequence ATGCCCCGCGATCGATCCGAAGGCTGGAACGACATTGCCGACCAGTACCTCGCGGCGCGGTCCAGTATTGGCGCAGACCTGGTGCGCGCATGGGCGCGGGAAAACCTGCCACCATCGGCGTCGGTGCTAGATGTGGGCTGCGGGTCGGGCGTACCCATCGCGCAGGTGCTGATTGAAGATGGATTCAACGTCTTCGGGATCGATGCCTCACCCAACTTGGTCGCTGCGTTTCATGCGCGCTTTCCCGATACGCCCGTGGCCTGCGAAGCCGCGCAGGAGAGCGTGTTCTTCCGCCGATCATTCGGCGGCGCTGTTTCCATCGGCCTGATCTTTCTTCTTGGAGAAGACGACCAGCGGGAGGTACTGCGCCGCATTGGAGATGCACTGGAACCCGGCGGTCGTCTTCTTTTCAGTGCACCGCGGGAAATCTGCCAATGGGATGACCTGCTGACGTGCCGGCCTTCACGTTCGCTGGGCGAGGACGCGTATGTCGCCCATCTGCAAATGTTGGGTCTTCGCGTTGTCGGATGCCTGAACGACGAGGGTGGCAACAATTACTTCGACGTGGTGAAGAACGCCGTGCGCGTTGGGCCGCCCTGA
- a CDS encoding sensor histidine kinase: MTPPLATTAPSNQPPSGLIRHQLALVRTVTWLVLIINVCLGTYSFHYNITVDPPFAFTHLVRDVGLGIACIAALVFLPRNFGYACRALLAGLIFYLAWHYVSNDMRDLPSALLPLLIMIIAAYTMGRRALWWVTGMIVAAVLGSVVNQFLFDGLESIREPTYIVALCKQLFQVPLAACLVDRTIVVLHNAMEAADLRRAESEELHRQLADQMNHTMDLQQRLNRTAAHDAAVSVSAAISHDFGNLLNAIEGYANLAWESVVTMDTPLTRALDGIERAVEKALRLNRQVMDMMRNEAREPYPINLDAAMVEIAPLLKVTVGKQINVEVDMENVPPVLFDEPQLALILLNLAANARDAMEGRGTLSLRAQERDDAVVVTISDTGPGMDTDKAKHAFQPFWTTKQQGKGTGLGLFSARQMAESMHARLALCANAGNGAQFELALQRA, encoded by the coding sequence ATGACTCCGCCTCTCGCCACCACCGCACCGTCGAACCAGCCCCCATCCGGTCTGATTCGCCATCAGCTCGCCCTGGTACGAACGGTCACCTGGCTGGTCCTCATCATCAACGTTTGCCTGGGCACCTACAGCTTCCACTACAACATCACTGTCGATCCCCCGTTCGCCTTCACCCACCTTGTTCGAGACGTCGGGCTTGGCATCGCATGCATCGCGGCGCTGGTCTTTCTGCCGCGCAACTTCGGCTACGCCTGTCGTGCTCTGTTGGCGGGGCTTATCTTCTATCTGGCGTGGCATTACGTATCGAACGACATGCGCGATCTGCCGAGCGCACTCCTGCCTCTGCTGATCATGATCATCGCCGCGTATACGATGGGGCGGCGCGCCCTTTGGTGGGTGACGGGCATGATCGTCGCCGCGGTGCTGGGCTCGGTGGTCAATCAGTTCTTGTTCGATGGGCTCGAGTCGATACGCGAGCCGACCTATATCGTCGCCCTATGCAAGCAGTTGTTCCAGGTGCCTCTCGCCGCTTGCCTGGTCGATCGGACGATCGTGGTGCTGCATAACGCGATGGAAGCGGCCGACCTTCGGCGAGCGGAATCCGAAGAGTTGCACCGGCAACTTGCCGACCAAATGAATCACACCATGGACTTGCAGCAGCGCTTGAACCGCACTGCGGCACACGATGCTGCCGTATCGGTATCGGCCGCCATTTCCCATGATTTCGGCAATCTACTCAATGCCATCGAAGGTTACGCAAACCTCGCGTGGGAGTCCGTCGTGACCATGGATACGCCACTGACCCGAGCCTTGGATGGCATCGAGCGTGCCGTGGAAAAGGCGCTTCGGCTGAATCGCCAGGTGATGGACATGATGCGCAACGAAGCGCGAGAGCCTTATCCGATCAACCTCGACGCGGCCATGGTGGAAATCGCGCCGCTCCTGAAGGTCACGGTCGGGAAACAGATCAATGTCGAGGTGGATATGGAGAACGTGCCACCGGTCCTTTTCGACGAGCCCCAACTGGCGCTGATTCTCCTGAATCTCGCCGCCAATGCGCGCGACGCCATGGAAGGCCGCGGTACGCTTTCATTGCGCGCACAAGAACGGGACGATGCCGTGGTCGTGACCATTTCGGATACAGGCCCCGGTATGGACACCGACAAAGCCAAGCACGCATTTCAGCCGTTCTGGACCACGAAGCAGCAAGGCAAAGGCACGGGACTCGGATTATTCAGTGCACGGCAAATGGCTGAATCGATGCACGCACGCCTGGCCCTCTGTGCGAATGCAGGCAACGGCGCGCAATTCGAACTGGCCTTGCAGCGCGCCTGA
- a CDS encoding response regulator transcription factor yields the protein MVEDDDDLRKEILGPGLACYGFEVTTCATAEEFHLKRASQAFDLMVVDINLPDDSGLRIIQGLRSEGSQAGIIALSAMPIESAGLSAYQLGTDLYLMKPVTVGLLASALHAVLRRSWTPRAASAGPAAMAAPATDGWYVSGPMGEVLALTQAERIVVQRLRQGQGNPVDRELLIESLTTDVEDFDPHRIEVLIHRLRRKLIRSERPHLEIVTVRGAGYVLVES from the coding sequence TTGGTCGAGGACGACGACGATCTGCGCAAGGAGATTCTCGGGCCCGGCTTGGCGTGCTACGGCTTCGAGGTAACCACGTGCGCGACAGCCGAAGAGTTTCATCTCAAACGAGCCAGCCAGGCATTCGACCTGATGGTTGTCGATATCAATCTGCCCGACGATAGCGGTCTGCGCATCATCCAAGGGCTGCGCAGCGAAGGCTCTCAGGCGGGAATCATCGCGTTAAGCGCCATGCCGATCGAGTCCGCTGGCCTCTCGGCGTATCAGTTGGGCACCGATCTTTATCTGATGAAGCCCGTCACTGTCGGCTTGCTGGCCTCGGCATTGCACGCCGTGCTCCGTCGAAGCTGGACACCTCGCGCAGCATCAGCCGGTCCAGCGGCGATGGCGGCTCCGGCGACGGACGGCTGGTATGTCTCCGGTCCCATGGGAGAAGTGCTTGCCTTGACTCAAGCGGAACGCATCGTCGTTCAGCGGCTGCGGCAAGGGCAGGGCAACCCCGTTGACCGGGAGTTACTGATCGAATCACTCACTACCGACGTGGAGGATTTCGATCCGCATCGGATCGAGGTTCTCATCCACCGCCTTCGTCGAAAGCTGATCCGTAGCGAGCGTCCTCACCTGGAGATCGTCACGGTCCGCGGCGCCGGATACGTCCTGGTGGAGTCGTGA